A DNA window from Meiothermus cerbereus DSM 11376 contains the following coding sequences:
- the glmM gene encoding phosphoglucosamine mutase codes for MERKYFGTDGVRGVAGEPPLTPQFVLKLGQAAGAYFKSAQKKPVVLLGKDTRQSCDLLEAALAAGLMSQGVQVEHLGVLPTPGVAYLTKALGATAGVMISASHNPYQDNGIKFFSAAGDKLPDEVESEIEGLLEREFKTDGIGTVSDFREAERMYLDFLSSKGGSLEGLKVVLDTANGATYRLAPRLFQRLGAEVFVMFNTPDGRNINKGCGSTHPEVLRQQVVEMGFDLGVAFDGDGDRVILVDRHGREFHGDHVLYLNALVRREPGVVGTLMSNMGLEVKLREAGINFYRTAVGDRYVYEKLKASALTLGGEQSGHVLFLDHAPTGDGMLTAILTLRAMRESGRDLSEWYEALPMYPQLLKNVRVSDKQKVMQQPELHQAIQEAEQKLSGQGRVNVRPSGTEPLVRVMVEGPAELIEPVSAELVALLERLGRQI; via the coding sequence ATGGAACGCAAATACTTTGGAACCGACGGCGTGCGGGGTGTGGCGGGAGAGCCGCCGCTGACCCCGCAGTTTGTGCTCAAGCTGGGCCAGGCCGCAGGAGCCTACTTCAAAAGCGCCCAGAAGAAGCCGGTGGTGCTGCTGGGCAAGGACACCCGCCAGTCCTGCGACCTGCTCGAGGCCGCCCTGGCCGCGGGCCTGATGTCCCAGGGCGTACAGGTCGAGCACCTGGGGGTGCTGCCCACACCAGGCGTGGCTTACCTGACCAAGGCCCTGGGGGCCACCGCCGGGGTGATGATATCGGCCAGCCACAACCCCTACCAGGACAACGGCATCAAGTTTTTTAGCGCCGCCGGCGACAAGCTGCCCGACGAGGTAGAAAGCGAAATTGAGGGCCTCCTGGAGCGCGAGTTCAAGACCGATGGCATCGGTACGGTTTCCGACTTCCGCGAGGCCGAGCGGATGTACCTGGACTTTTTATCGTCCAAAGGGGGCAGCCTCGAGGGCCTCAAGGTGGTGCTCGATACCGCCAACGGGGCCACCTACCGCCTGGCCCCCCGGCTTTTTCAGCGCCTGGGGGCCGAGGTGTTTGTGATGTTTAACACCCCAGACGGGCGCAACATCAACAAGGGCTGCGGCTCCACCCATCCCGAAGTTTTGCGCCAACAGGTGGTGGAGATGGGCTTCGACCTGGGGGTGGCCTTCGATGGCGACGGCGACCGGGTCATCCTGGTAGACCGGCACGGGCGCGAGTTTCACGGCGACCACGTGCTCTACCTGAACGCCCTGGTACGGCGCGAGCCGGGGGTGGTGGGCACCCTGATGAGCAACATGGGCCTCGAGGTCAAGCTGCGCGAGGCCGGCATCAACTTCTACCGTACCGCGGTGGGCGACCGCTACGTCTACGAGAAGCTCAAAGCCTCGGCCCTGACCCTGGGCGGGGAGCAGAGCGGCCATGTGCTTTTCCTCGACCACGCCCCCACCGGCGACGGCATGCTCACGGCCATTCTGACCCTGCGGGCCATGCGCGAATCGGGGCGCGACCTATCGGAGTGGTACGAGGCCCTGCCCATGTACCCCCAGCTTTTGAAGAACGTGCGGGTCTCAGACAAGCAAAAGGTCATGCAGCAGCCCGAGCTTCACCAGGCCATCCAGGAGGCCGAACAAAAGCTATCAGGCCAGGGGCGGGTCAACGTGCGCCCATCCGGCACCGAGCCGCTGGTGCGGGTGATGGTGGAAGGCCCGGCCGAACTCATCGAGCCGGTTTCTGCGGAACTGGTGGCGCTCTTAGAGCGCCTGGGAAGGCAGATATGA